One genomic segment of Streptomyces niveus includes these proteins:
- a CDS encoding DUF1775 domain-containing protein: protein MFRTTVPHAARLSALSVLILAASVALAAPASAHVEVRASGASALAENVTIDFTAETESDKAGITKLEVILPEGIAPADVTYKSGPKGWKFAATDRGYTVGGPAVAVGEDAAYAVTVRQLPDAESLAFKTLQTYSDARVDRWIELGEHAEGGHGNSAPVLELGPAEPGAKLASPSPTAEPTSAAPSTPEADEPAESAASKDVATTSEEGSSSNTILIVALVAVAVALAGGGLWWFKRRGPSTS from the coding sequence GTGTTCCGTACTACTGTGCCGCATGCCGCGCGCCTGTCCGCTCTCAGCGTGCTCATCCTGGCCGCCAGCGTCGCACTCGCCGCTCCTGCGTCAGCGCACGTCGAAGTCCGAGCGTCAGGCGCCAGCGCCCTCGCCGAGAACGTCACCATCGACTTCACCGCCGAGACGGAGTCCGACAAGGCAGGAATAACCAAGCTGGAAGTCATCCTTCCCGAGGGCATAGCCCCCGCCGATGTCACCTACAAGAGCGGTCCCAAGGGCTGGAAGTTCGCGGCCACCGACCGGGGTTACACCGTGGGCGGTCCGGCGGTCGCCGTCGGCGAAGACGCCGCGTACGCAGTCACCGTCCGGCAGCTGCCGGATGCCGAATCTCTCGCTTTCAAGACGCTCCAGACCTACAGCGACGCCCGCGTCGACCGGTGGATCGAACTGGGCGAGCATGCGGAAGGCGGACACGGCAACAGCGCACCGGTCCTGGAACTTGGGCCCGCCGAGCCCGGCGCAAAACTGGCCAGTCCCAGTCCGACCGCCGAGCCCACCTCAGCCGCACCGTCCACTCCGGAGGCGGATGAGCCTGCAGAATCTGCGGCCTCAAAGGACGTTGCCACGACGAGTGAAGAGGGCAGCAGCTCGAACACCATCCTCATCGTCGCCCTCGTGGCGGTTGCTGTCGCCCTTGCCGGCGGGGGCCTCTGGTGGTTCAAACGCCGTGGCCCGAGCACGTCCTGA
- a CDS encoding ArsR/SmtB family transcription factor has translation MHGRPEFSTASDAHQHAPGAPELAAAASLFALLADPTRLHLLWLLTEGESDVGALAEACGAAQPAVSQHLAKLRLAELVRSRKDGRHVVYALTDGHLRRLVVEAIGHANHQVTGEPWHN, from the coding sequence ATGCACGGACGCCCAGAGTTTTCAACAGCAAGTGATGCGCATCAGCATGCCCCTGGCGCACCGGAGCTGGCAGCGGCGGCGTCCCTCTTCGCACTGCTCGCGGACCCGACGCGACTCCACCTTCTGTGGCTGCTCACCGAGGGTGAGTCCGATGTGGGCGCTCTTGCTGAAGCGTGTGGAGCGGCACAACCCGCAGTGAGCCAGCATCTGGCGAAACTGCGCCTGGCAGAGCTGGTGCGGTCCCGAAAGGACGGGCGACATGTCGTCTACGCACTCACCGACGGTCATCTGCGGCGCCTGGTAGTAGAGGCCATCGGCCACGCGAATCATCAGGTCACCGGGGAGCCCTGG
- a CDS encoding polyprenyl synthetase family protein → MTREAVDRDVAAAVERELADVLRGRLRDAARIDAVFGRDVAERVADFTLRGGGRIRSRFLWWGLRACDGQDIGTGSVLRIAAGLELIQTCALVHDDLMDGSPLRRGRPAVHTDFTTRYGPLARHAGAAAPFGTSAAVLVGDLALAWADDTVADTDLAPEPRHRVRKVWQAMRTEMVAGQHLSRARLDDGCRPHRVLQDRTTAAPGARQQMPVDVDRG, encoded by the coding sequence ATGACACGAGAGGCTGTCGACCGCGACGTAGCAGCGGCCGTCGAGCGTGAACTCGCCGACGTACTGCGCGGCAGGCTCCGGGACGCGGCCAGGATCGACGCCGTCTTCGGGCGCGACGTCGCCGAACGCGTCGCGGACTTCACACTGCGCGGCGGCGGGCGCATCCGGTCGCGGTTCCTGTGGTGGGGCCTGCGCGCCTGCGACGGGCAGGACATCGGGACCGGGTCCGTCCTGCGTATCGCCGCCGGGCTCGAACTCATCCAGACCTGCGCACTCGTGCACGACGACCTGATGGACGGATCCCCACTGCGCCGCGGCCGCCCTGCCGTGCATACCGACTTCACCACACGCTACGGACCGCTCGCGCGGCACGCCGGCGCCGCCGCGCCCTTCGGTACGTCCGCCGCCGTCCTCGTCGGAGACCTGGCCCTGGCCTGGGCGGACGACACCGTGGCCGACACGGACCTCGCCCCCGAACCGCGGCACCGGGTACGCAAGGTGTGGCAGGCGATGCGTACGGAGATGGTGGCAGGTCAGCACCTCAGCCGGGCCCGCCTCGATGACGGGTGTCGACCGCATCGCGTTCTGCAGGACCGTACGACAGCGGCCCCAGGCGCTCGGCAGCAGATGCCCGTAGATGTCGATCGTGGTTGA
- a CDS encoding site-specific integrase: MVDLIAAHISPQYRLAVYLQAGTGQRPSEALAFSTECRRSGFVRIRWQVSTMAHRADCRTVFVPLKNRTEGEYRDVPTALFVDQEVDAHLSTWKPVPVIFIGQRGKRRRLEAFFSPRSHGKSTMPTASTYGYHFKKACQPAGLVGPDGKATYTPGSLRHFFASTALAHGVPIHEVSRWLGHRSVNHDRHLRASAAERLGPLSYGPAERDAVDTRHRGGPG; the protein is encoded by the coding sequence ATCGTCGACCTCATTGCGGCGCATATATCGCCGCAATACCGGCTCGCGGTCTATCTGCAGGCGGGTACTGGCCAGCGTCCAAGCGAGGCCCTCGCCTTCTCCACCGAATGTCGACGGTCCGGATTCGTCAGGATCCGTTGGCAGGTCAGCACCATGGCCCACCGTGCGGACTGCCGTACGGTCTTCGTGCCGCTTAAAAATCGGACGGAGGGTGAATATCGCGACGTCCCGACCGCCCTCTTTGTTGATCAGGAAGTGGACGCTCACCTGTCGACATGGAAGCCGGTGCCCGTGATCTTCATCGGGCAGAGGGGCAAGCGGCGCAGGCTTGAAGCCTTCTTCTCCCCGCGTTCCCACGGCAAGAGCACGATGCCCACCGCATCCACCTACGGCTACCACTTCAAGAAAGCGTGCCAGCCGGCGGGCCTGGTCGGCCCGGACGGCAAGGCGACCTACACACCTGGCAGCCTGCGGCACTTCTTCGCCTCGACCGCCTTGGCCCACGGAGTCCCGATCCACGAGGTCTCACGCTGGCTGGGCCACCGGTCGGTCAACCACGATCGACATCTACGGGCATCTGCTGCCGAGCGCCTGGGGCCGCTGTCGTACGGTCCTGCAGAACGCGATGCGGTCGACACCCGTCATCGAGGCGGGCCCGGCTGA
- a CDS encoding S8 family serine peptidase — MRRNEVDDLVSVATTHHDPARQLTWTNATSAATAQAAALAATAMSAYPGLRPETVRALLVHEARWTPAMVEQGLFKKTGAPKLAKGDVMRQVIRRYGWGMPTAERIRSSASNAITMIIQNTLVPYKVKGGQARLAELKLHELPWPLEQLRDLAETTVDLRVTLAYMIEPNPGRRGMFGRYSYASHGLRFAIKGSAESSDSFERRLAEQAEHEGDGLGNPRAFESNSRWLVGRRARNLGSLHADIWRGSAAELADCGTLAVHPVGGWWKANRRNDRMSLPVSYALLISLHTPEVSTDLYTPIATQLGVSIGVTPHAQTEIVDGIPIQMEFGW; from the coding sequence ATGCGCCGCAATGAGGTCGACGATCTAGTGAGCGTGGCGACCACCCACCACGACCCGGCGCGTCAGCTGACCTGGACCAACGCCACGAGCGCTGCCACGGCCCAGGCGGCTGCGCTCGCCGCCACGGCGATGAGCGCCTACCCCGGGCTGCGACCCGAGACGGTTCGCGCCCTTCTCGTGCACGAAGCCCGGTGGACCCCGGCCATGGTCGAACAGGGCCTGTTCAAGAAGACCGGCGCCCCCAAACTCGCCAAAGGCGACGTGATGCGACAGGTGATCCGCCGGTACGGGTGGGGCATGCCCACCGCCGAACGTATCCGCAGCAGCGCCTCGAACGCCATCACAATGATCATCCAGAACACCCTGGTGCCGTACAAGGTCAAGGGCGGGCAGGCTCGCCTGGCCGAACTCAAGCTGCACGAGCTGCCGTGGCCCCTGGAACAACTGCGCGACCTGGCCGAGACCACCGTCGACCTGCGCGTGACTCTCGCCTACATGATCGAGCCCAATCCCGGCCGACGCGGCATGTTCGGCCGCTACAGCTACGCCTCGCACGGCCTTCGCTTCGCCATCAAGGGCTCCGCCGAATCCAGCGACTCCTTCGAGAGGCGACTGGCCGAACAGGCCGAACATGAAGGCGACGGCCTTGGCAACCCCAGGGCATTCGAGTCCAACAGCAGGTGGCTGGTCGGCCGGCGGGCCCGCAACCTCGGCTCGCTGCACGCCGACATCTGGCGCGGATCCGCGGCCGAACTCGCCGACTGCGGCACGCTCGCCGTCCACCCCGTCGGAGGCTGGTGGAAGGCGAACAGACGCAACGACCGCATGAGCCTGCCAGTCAGCTACGCCCTCCTGATCTCCCTGCACACACCGGAAGTCTCCACCGACCTGTATACGCCCATCGCCACTCAGCTCGGCGTGTCGATCGGAGTGACTCCACACGCCCAGACCGAAATCGTGGACGGCATCCCCATTCAGATGGAATTCGGCTGGTAG